From the genome of Terriglobia bacterium, one region includes:
- a CDS encoding IS5/IS1182 family transposase produces the protein NEIERLFRRLKGFRRIFSRFEKLDVVFMAFLHFALIVEALR, from the coding sequence AATGAAATCGAGCGGCTCTTCCGGCGACTCAAAGGCTTCCGCAGAATCTTCTCCCGCTTCGAAAAACTCGACGTCGTCTTCATGGCCTTCCTGCACTTCGCTCTTATCGTCGAAGCACTCAGATAG